From the Candidatus Poribacteria bacterium genome, one window contains:
- the rlmN gene encoding 23S rRNA (adenine(2503)-C(2))-methyltransferase RlmN — translation MGMSREELRRWAESWNEPVYRADQLFQWVYHKRATIFDEMTNLPKAFRAAMEARATIGRLRVAARIPSEVDDTVKYLFELQDGERIESVLLYDGDRVTLCVSSQVGCAQGCSFCATAQLGIVRNMTAGEILSQVVQVEEEIGVGTITNIVFMGMGEPLANYSALLDVLRILSAPEGLCIAARRITVSTSGLVPAIDRFTREGLRVGLALSLNATTDPVRNRLIPSNRRYTIAGVLDSCSRWTEATGRRLTVEYVLLRDVNDSIADAERLCQLLRTLPSKVNLIPFNPVANSDYNRPSAERVDAFQRILLAANIVAIVRDTKGQDIAAACGQLRASYPMDLLRNQRAGMRPADTVRSQVVAG, via the coding sequence ATGGGCATGTCGCGCGAAGAGCTGCGCCGGTGGGCTGAATCGTGGAACGAGCCTGTCTACCGGGCGGATCAGCTCTTCCAGTGGGTTTACCACAAGCGCGCGACGATCTTCGACGAGATGACGAACCTGCCCAAGGCGTTCCGAGCCGCCATGGAAGCCAGGGCGACCATCGGGCGTCTGAGGGTGGCGGCTCGCATCCCGTCGGAAGTGGACGACACGGTCAAGTACCTCTTCGAGCTTCAGGACGGCGAGCGGATCGAGAGCGTTCTGCTCTACGACGGCGACCGCGTGACGCTCTGTGTGTCGAGCCAGGTCGGCTGCGCGCAGGGGTGTTCGTTCTGCGCGACGGCTCAACTGGGCATCGTACGCAACATGACCGCCGGCGAAATCCTGAGCCAGGTCGTGCAGGTCGAGGAGGAGATCGGCGTCGGGACGATTACCAACATCGTCTTCATGGGCATGGGCGAGCCGCTGGCGAACTACTCGGCTCTGCTGGACGTTCTTCGCATTCTGTCCGCACCGGAGGGTTTGTGTATCGCAGCACGCAGGATCACGGTTTCGACGTCGGGTCTGGTTCCCGCGATCGACCGTTTCACCCGTGAGGGACTCAGAGTCGGGCTCGCGCTGTCGCTGAACGCGACGACCGACCCCGTACGGAATCGCTTGATTCCCTCGAACCGGCGGTATACTATCGCCGGGGTTCTCGACTCTTGTTCTCGCTGGACCGAAGCGACGGGACGTCGTCTGACCGTGGAATACGTGCTGTTGCGCGATGTGAACGACTCAATCGCCGATGCTGAGCGGCTGTGTCAACTGCTCCGGACACTGCCCAGCAAGGTGAATCTCATTCCGTTCAACCCGGTGGCGAACTCCGACTATAATCGACCTTCTGCTGAGCGAGTCGATGCGTTCCAGCGTATTCTGCTCGCGGCAAACATCGTGGCAATCGTTCGGGATACGAAGGGGCAGGACATCGCGGCTGCCTGTGGTCAGTTGCGCGCGTCGTATCCGATGGATCTCCTTCGCAACCAGCGTGCGGGCATGCGTCCTGCCGATACAGTGCGTTCGCAAGTCGTGGCCGGCTAG